One window of Centropristis striata isolate RG_2023a ecotype Rhode Island chromosome 21, C.striata_1.0, whole genome shotgun sequence genomic DNA carries:
- the LOC131958998 gene encoding transmembrane protein 100-like, with protein MGCSSGRQPPAPVLHPDLVCGNNSEANSLPQDSENQNQGLNGEGRVGREPAIPPETLPTLERLAQATGGTEKSWYRCVFPFGVISLVIGMAGTGVTFTFNTLLQTKVVSVALLCAGVVMLLVAAVCWRAHRLRRRKKKEGGFFTADQGTL; from the coding sequence ATGGGCTGCTCCTCCGGCCGCCAGCCCCCGGCCCCGGTCCTCCACCCAGACTTGGTCTGCGGCAACAACAGCGAGGCCAACAGCTTACCCCAGGACTctgagaaccagaaccagggtTTGAATGGGGAAGGACGGGTCGGGAGAGAGCCGGCCATCCCTCCAGAGACCCTCCCCACGCTGGAGAGGCTGGCCCAGGCCACCGGCGGCACGGAGAAGTCCTGGTACCGCTGCGTCTTCCCCTTCGGCGTGATCTCCCTGGTGATCGGCATGGCGGGCACCGGGGTGACGTTCACCTTCAACACGCTGCTGCAGACCAAAGTGGTGTCGGTGGCGCTGCTGTGTGCCGGCGTGGTGATGCTGCTGGTGGCGGCGGTCTGCTGGAGGGCCCacaggctgaggaggaggaagaagaaggaagGGGGGTTCTTCACGGCGGATCAGGGAACTTTGTGA